CAACTACGCTGTTCGAACACCCGATGGAGAGCGGCGCTACCTCAAAACCAAAGCTGGCGTCACTGATCTCCTCGAACGACTGTATAGCGATACGGAATAGCTATTCGGCTATACTATTTCTCAGTTTCTTTTCGGCTCAGTAACTGCGTTGCCCCATCAATATGGGACCGCTTCACACAAAATGTGTTTTAATCCTTCACGAGGCCTATGAGCATGGCCTATCGAGTGTCCCGATGTAACTATGGACTTACAGGAATTCGTCCGCTCCAACGCCCCCGCAGACGGTGGCGATGGGTTCCAGAAAGAGAACAACAGGCTACTTGACATCCCACTCGATGGGACTGTGATGGTCAAAGCCGGGTCGATGGTCGCGTACACCGGCGAGGTCACGTTCACTGGCAAATCCTCGGTGGAAGGCGGTATCACGGGCTTCGTCAAGGAGGCCGTGAGCGGCGAAGGGACGCCAGTCATGGAGGCCGAAGGGAGCGGCCACCTCTACGTGGCCGAGAACGGCAAGAAGGTACAGGTGCTGGCCCTCGATGACGGAGAATCGATATCGGTCAACGGCACTGACGTGCTCGCGTTCGAATCAACTATCGACTACGAAATCAACACTGTCGGCAGTCTCTCTGGCATGGCTGCCGGCGGCCTGACGAACGTCTACCTCACCGGCCCCGGCGAAGTCGCGCTGACGACACACGGCGACCCGCTGGTGATGACGCCGCCGGTGTTCACCGACCCGGACGCGACCGTTGCGTGGAGTTCGAACCTCTCGCCGTCTATC
The Haloarcula marismortui ATCC 43049 DNA segment above includes these coding regions:
- a CDS encoding AIM24 family protein — its product is MDLQEFVRSNAPADGGDGFQKENNRLLDIPLDGTVMVKAGSMVAYTGEVTFTGKSSVEGGITGFVKEAVSGEGTPVMEAEGSGHLYVAENGKKVQVLALDDGESISVNGTDVLAFESTIDYEINTVGSLSGMAAGGLTNVYLTGPGEVALTTHGDPLVMTPPVFTDPDATVAWSSNLSPSIEMNKTFEIGQTSGESIQMEFTGDEGFVVIQQNEEGSVTQSQS